The Mycolicibacterium doricum genome includes a region encoding these proteins:
- a CDS encoding RNA-guided endonuclease InsQ/TnpB family protein: MVTGRRFRVEFTDAQAVFAEQIGAVCRAVWNTGLEQRGEYRRRGAWMNYGPQAKELAEAKTEHSWLRDVSGHCLQQTLMDLDKACREHGTFRVHWRAGRRWAPSFRFPEGNKMVVEKLSCKHARVKLPKLGWVKFRASRSLQGETVRSTTLSWDGAHWFVSLLVDDGIAAPAEHAAPGTAVGVDRGVVVATSDGELADREFVTTGERRRMVALQRKLSRAAKGSANRTKTRRALAKLRAAERHRRQDFCVQTAHRLAQSNAVVVLEDLKTRNMTRRAARVEDPGNAGAFLPNGASSKSGLNRAVLGKGWYSVRATVDVCVALCRDTGVKVPAAFTSQRCPVCGHVDPKSRESQAVFRCTNCARARTR; this comes from the coding sequence GTGGTGACGGGGCGGCGGTTTCGGGTGGAGTTCACCGACGCGCAGGCGGTGTTCGCCGAGCAGATCGGGGCAGTGTGTCGGGCGGTGTGGAACACCGGGTTGGAGCAGCGCGGTGAATACCGCCGGCGCGGGGCGTGGATGAACTACGGGCCCCAGGCCAAAGAGTTGGCCGAAGCCAAGACGGAGCATTCGTGGCTCAGAGACGTTTCGGGGCACTGCCTGCAGCAGACACTGATGGATCTGGATAAGGCGTGCCGTGAGCACGGGACGTTTCGGGTGCATTGGCGTGCGGGTCGGCGGTGGGCGCCGTCGTTCCGGTTCCCCGAGGGCAACAAGATGGTGGTGGAGAAGCTCAGCTGCAAACATGCGCGGGTGAAGCTGCCCAAGCTTGGGTGGGTGAAATTCCGGGCGTCACGCAGCCTGCAGGGGGAAACCGTCCGCTCGACCACCCTGTCGTGGGACGGTGCGCACTGGTTCGTGTCGTTGCTCGTCGACGACGGGATCGCGGCCCCGGCAGAGCACGCCGCCCCGGGGACCGCGGTGGGGGTGGATCGTGGTGTGGTGGTGGCCACCAGCGACGGTGAGCTGGCTGACCGGGAGTTCGTCACGACCGGTGAACGCCGCCGCATGGTAGCGCTGCAACGCAAGTTGTCCCGCGCGGCCAAGGGGTCGGCAAACCGCACCAAGACCCGGCGGGCTCTGGCGAAGTTGCGGGCCGCTGAGCGGCACCGCCGCCAGGATTTCTGCGTCCAGACCGCGCACCGCCTGGCCCAGTCGAACGCAGTCGTGGTGCTCGAAGATCTCAAGACCCGCAACATGACGCGCCGTGCTGCTCGGGTCGAAGATCCCGGCAACGCCGGGGCGTTCCTGCCGAACGGCGCGTCGAGTAAATCAGGTTTGAATCGGGCTGTACTGGGGAAAGGATGGTATTCGGTTCGAGCAACCGTTGATGTCTGTGTCGCGTTATGCCGGGACACAGGTGTCAAGGTTCCGGCGGCCTTCACGTCGCAACGGTGTCCGGTGTGTGGGCATGTTGACCCGAAGTCCCGTGAGAGCCAAGCGGTGTTTCGGTGCACAAACTGCGCACGGGCCCGTACACGCTGA
- a CDS encoding universal stress protein, giving the protein MRLVVGYLATPGGADALALGIRLARTLGAELDVCIMLSDRALPAMVPTGENDDLLGSQAEKWLADAMASVPTDVSVHSHIVYTDSTADGLITEAARLAADAIVVGGSGGGLAGSYSLGSVVNQLLHSAPMPVAVAPRGMRDSPVQRVREVSCAIGRREGTDLLLEHAVRFSSAAGTPLRLISLVALDPTFDVLRGDVDAVRHQARDHAAQTLEAARRALPANIPVTSTIVDGRGVEDAVGKLDWHDGDLIMVGSSRLSAPRRLFLGSTAAKMLRVLHVPMVVIPREQFTPEDLP; this is encoded by the coding sequence ATGAGGTTGGTCGTCGGTTATCTCGCCACCCCCGGCGGCGCAGACGCACTCGCACTGGGAATCCGCCTGGCCCGGACGCTCGGCGCGGAACTCGACGTCTGCATCATGCTGTCCGACCGGGCGTTGCCGGCCATGGTTCCCACCGGTGAGAACGACGATCTGCTGGGCAGTCAGGCCGAGAAGTGGCTGGCCGACGCCATGGCCTCGGTGCCCACCGACGTGTCGGTGCACAGCCACATCGTGTACACCGACTCCACCGCCGACGGACTCATCACCGAAGCGGCCCGGCTCGCCGCCGACGCGATCGTGGTGGGCGGATCGGGCGGTGGCCTGGCCGGGAGCTACTCGCTCGGGTCGGTGGTCAACCAGCTACTGCACTCGGCGCCAATGCCGGTGGCGGTGGCACCGCGCGGCATGCGCGACTCACCGGTCCAGCGTGTCCGGGAAGTGTCGTGCGCGATCGGCCGCCGTGAAGGCACGGATCTGCTGCTCGAGCACGCGGTGCGGTTCAGCTCGGCGGCGGGCACACCGCTGCGGCTGATCTCCCTCGTGGCGCTCGATCCGACGTTCGACGTGCTGCGCGGCGACGTCGACGCGGTGCGGCACCAGGCGCGCGACCACGCCGCCCAGACCCTGGAAGCGGCGCGACGCGCTTTGCCGGCGAACATCCCGGTGACCTCCACAATCGTCGACGGACGCGGCGTCGAGGACGCGGTCGGTAAGCTGGACTGGCACGACGGCGACCTCATCATGGTGGGCTCCAGCCGGTTGAGTGCGCCGCGGCGGCTGTTCCTCGGCTCGACGGCTGCGAAGATGCTGCGCGTCCTGCACGTGCCGATGGTGGTCATCCCGCGTGAGCAATTCACCCCCGAAGACCTGCCCTAG
- a CDS encoding error-prone DNA polymerase, translating to MSWFNGPPSWSEMERVLNGKPRRAGESLGEPPGDGGDSPAWSRKRGAYQAPKVPRSGGVVPYAELHAHSAYSFLDGAGTPEELVEEAAHLDLQAIALTDHDGLYGVVRFAEAAKELGMRTVFGAELSLGNTARTEVPDPPGPHLLVLARGPEGYRRLSREIAKAHLAGGEKGKPRYDYDGLTEAAGGHWHILTGCRKGHVRQALSEGGPEAAEKALADLVDRFGSDRVSVELTHHGNPLDDERNAALTELAPRFGLNVIATTAAHFAEPSRGRLAMAMGAIRARRSIDEAAGYLAPLGGSHLRSGEEMARLFAHCPQAVTAAADLGEQCAFGLALIAPKLPPFDVPPGHTEDSWLRHLVMLGARNRYGPPERAPQAYAQIEHELRIIEKLTFPGYFLVVHDITRFCKENGILVQGRGSAANSAVCYALGVTNVDPVANELLFERFLSPARDGPPDIDIDIESDLREKAIQYVYDRYGRDYAAQVANVITYRGRSAIRDMARALGFSQGQQDAWSKQLSKWNGLADSPDIEGIPEPVVDLALQISNLPRHMGIHSGGMVVCDRPIADVCPVEWARMANRSVLQWDKDDCAAIGLVKFDMLGLGMLSALHYCIDLVREHQGLDVDLAKLDLSEGAVYEMLQRADSVGVFQVESRAQMATLPRLKPRVFYDLVVEVALIRPGPIQGGSVHPYIKRRNGEEVVTYDHPSMENALRKTLGVPLFQEQLMQLAVDCAGFTAAEADQLRRAMGSKRSTEKMRRLRGRFYDGMRQRHGITGEVADRIYDKLEAFANFGFPESHSLSFASLVFYSSWFKLHHPAAFCAALLRAQPMGFYSPQSLVADARRHGVTVRGPDVNASLAHATLENAGTDVRLGLGAVRHTGDELAERIVEERKANGPFASLLDLTGRVQLSVPQTEALATAGALGCFGVTRREGLWAAGAAAAERPDRLPGVGSAGQIPALPGMSELELAAADVWATGVSPDSYPTQFLREDLDAMGVVPAARLLEVPDGTRVLVAGAVTHRQRPATAQGVTFLNLEDETGMVNVVCSPQLWSRQRRLAQTAPAMVIRGIVQNATGAVTVVADRLGRLDMRVGSKSRDFR from the coding sequence GTGAGCTGGTTCAACGGGCCCCCGAGCTGGTCGGAGATGGAGCGGGTGCTGAACGGCAAGCCCCGCCGCGCCGGCGAGTCCCTGGGCGAACCTCCCGGCGACGGCGGGGACAGCCCGGCGTGGTCGCGCAAACGCGGCGCCTACCAGGCGCCGAAGGTGCCTCGGTCGGGCGGCGTGGTGCCGTACGCCGAACTCCACGCCCACTCGGCGTACAGCTTCCTCGACGGCGCCGGTACTCCGGAGGAGCTTGTCGAGGAGGCCGCCCACCTGGACCTGCAGGCCATCGCGTTGACCGACCACGACGGGCTCTACGGAGTCGTCCGGTTCGCCGAGGCGGCCAAGGAACTCGGCATGCGCACGGTGTTCGGCGCTGAGCTGTCGCTGGGCAACACCGCCCGCACCGAGGTGCCCGATCCACCCGGACCTCACCTGCTGGTGCTGGCCCGCGGTCCGGAGGGATACCGCCGGCTGTCGCGCGAGATCGCCAAGGCACACCTCGCCGGGGGCGAGAAGGGCAAGCCCCGCTACGACTACGACGGGCTCACCGAGGCCGCGGGCGGTCACTGGCACATCCTCACCGGCTGCCGCAAAGGCCATGTTCGGCAAGCGCTCTCAGAGGGCGGGCCGGAGGCGGCCGAGAAAGCCCTCGCCGATCTGGTGGACCGGTTCGGTAGCGACCGGGTCAGCGTCGAGCTGACCCACCACGGCAATCCCCTTGACGACGAACGCAACGCGGCGCTCACCGAACTGGCACCGCGCTTCGGCCTGAACGTGATCGCCACCACAGCAGCGCATTTCGCCGAACCGTCACGTGGACGGCTGGCGATGGCGATGGGGGCGATCCGGGCCCGCCGCTCGATCGACGAGGCGGCCGGCTACCTCGCTCCACTCGGTGGTTCCCATCTGCGCTCGGGAGAGGAGATGGCCAGGCTGTTCGCACACTGCCCGCAGGCCGTCACCGCCGCCGCCGACCTGGGGGAGCAATGCGCGTTCGGGCTGGCTCTGATCGCCCCGAAACTGCCGCCGTTCGACGTGCCGCCCGGCCACACCGAGGACAGCTGGCTGCGGCACCTGGTGATGCTCGGTGCCCGCAATCGCTACGGCCCTCCGGAGCGGGCGCCGCAGGCCTACGCCCAGATCGAGCACGAACTCCGGATCATCGAGAAGCTCACCTTCCCCGGGTATTTCCTCGTCGTCCACGACATCACCCGGTTCTGCAAGGAGAACGGCATCCTCGTCCAGGGCCGCGGCTCGGCGGCCAACTCCGCGGTGTGCTATGCGCTGGGGGTGACCAACGTCGACCCGGTCGCCAACGAGCTGCTGTTCGAACGGTTCCTGTCCCCGGCCCGCGACGGTCCGCCCGACATCGACATCGACATCGAATCCGATCTACGCGAGAAGGCGATCCAGTACGTCTACGACCGGTACGGCCGTGACTACGCCGCCCAGGTCGCCAACGTCATCACCTACCGCGGTCGCAGCGCCATCCGCGACATGGCCCGTGCCCTCGGCTTCTCCCAAGGGCAGCAGGATGCCTGGAGCAAGCAGCTCAGTAAGTGGAACGGGCTGGCCGACTCACCGGACATCGAGGGCATCCCCGAACCGGTGGTGGATCTGGCGTTGCAGATCTCGAATCTACCGCGACATATGGGTATCCACTCGGGTGGCATGGTGGTCTGCGACCGGCCGATCGCCGACGTGTGCCCCGTCGAATGGGCCCGCATGGCCAACCGCAGCGTGCTGCAGTGGGACAAGGACGACTGCGCGGCCATCGGTCTGGTGAAGTTCGACATGCTCGGGCTCGGCATGCTCTCTGCGCTGCACTACTGCATCGACCTGGTGCGCGAACACCAGGGCCTCGACGTCGACCTGGCCAAACTCGACCTGTCCGAAGGGGCGGTCTACGAGATGCTGCAGCGCGCCGATTCGGTCGGCGTGTTCCAGGTGGAGTCCCGGGCGCAGATGGCCACGCTGCCGCGCCTGAAGCCACGGGTGTTCTACGACCTGGTGGTCGAGGTCGCGCTGATCCGGCCGGGGCCGATCCAGGGTGGTTCGGTCCACCCGTACATCAAGCGGCGCAACGGGGAAGAGGTTGTCACCTACGACCACCCGTCCATGGAGAATGCGCTACGCAAGACGCTGGGTGTGCCGCTGTTTCAGGAACAGTTGATGCAACTCGCCGTCGACTGCGCCGGGTTCACCGCCGCCGAGGCCGACCAACTGCGCCGCGCCATGGGGTCGAAGCGTTCGACGGAGAAAATGCGACGGCTCCGGGGCCGGTTCTACGACGGTATGCGCCAACGGCACGGCATCACCGGCGAGGTGGCCGACCGGATCTACGACAAGCTGGAAGCCTTCGCGAATTTCGGCTTCCCGGAAAGTCATTCGCTGTCCTTCGCGTCGTTGGTGTTCTACTCTTCGTGGTTCAAGCTGCACCACCCTGCGGCATTCTGTGCCGCGCTGCTGCGCGCGCAGCCGATGGGGTTCTACTCCCCGCAGTCACTGGTGGCCGACGCGCGCAGACACGGCGTCACCGTGCGCGGCCCGGATGTCAATGCCAGCCTCGCGCACGCCACGCTGGAGAATGCGGGGACCGACGTGCGGCTCGGGCTCGGCGCCGTCCGCCACACCGGTGACGAGCTCGCCGAGCGCATCGTCGAGGAACGCAAAGCCAACGGCCCCTTCGCAAGCCTGCTGGACCTCACCGGCCGGGTGCAGTTGTCGGTACCGCAGACCGAGGCGCTGGCCACCGCGGGGGCGCTGGGTTGTTTCGGCGTCACCCGCCGCGAGGGGCTGTGGGCGGCCGGAGCGGCGGCCGCCGAACGGCCGGACCGGCTGCCCGGCGTCGGGTCGGCCGGGCAGATCCCGGCGCTGCCCGGCATGAGCGAGCTCGAACTGGCCGCCGCCGACGTGTGGGCCACCGGGGTGTCCCCGGACAGCTACCCCACGCAGTTCCTGCGCGAGGATCTCGACGCGATGGGCGTCGTGCCCGCGGCCCGGCTGCTCGAGGTACCCGACGGCACCCGGGTACTGGTGGCCGGGGCGGTGACACACCGGCAGCGTCCGGCCACCGCGCAGGGCGTGACGTTCCTCAACCTCGAAGACGAGACGGGGATGGTCAACGTGGTGTGCTCACCGCAACTCTGGTCGCGGCAGCGCCGCCTGGCGCAGACCGCGCCGGCGATGGTCATCCGCGGCATCGTGCAGAACGCGACCGGTGCGGTCACCGTCGTCGCCGACCGGCTGGGCAGGTTGGATATGCGGGTGGGTTCCAAGTCGCGCGATTTCAGGTAG
- the tnpA gene encoding IS200/IS605 family transposase, translating to MGVTLRTNANIAFRCAYHVVWCPKYRRKVIGGRMEQRLKDIIVEVIEEKGAWLIEMETMPEHVHLLVEVDPQLGVHKLVKAIKGRSSRLLRQEFPWLKSRLPTLWTNSYFVATVGGAPLSVINRYVESQKDR from the coding sequence GTGGGTGTTACGTTGCGGACGAACGCGAATATCGCGTTCCGGTGCGCCTATCACGTCGTCTGGTGCCCGAAATACAGACGCAAGGTGATCGGCGGGCGGATGGAGCAGCGGCTCAAGGACATCATCGTCGAGGTGATCGAGGAGAAGGGGGCATGGTTGATCGAGATGGAGACCATGCCTGAGCACGTGCATCTGCTGGTGGAGGTCGACCCGCAGTTGGGGGTTCACAAGCTGGTGAAGGCCATCAAGGGCAGGTCCTCGCGGCTGCTGCGGCAGGAGTTCCCGTGGCTGAAATCGCGGTTGCCGACATTGTGGACGAACTCGTATTTCGTGGCGACGGTGGGTGGGGCACCGTTGTCGGTGATCAACCGCTACGTCGAGTCGCAGAAGGATCGTTGA
- a CDS encoding nitroreductase family protein: MPLNLSVDELLTTTRSVRKRLDLEKPVPREVIMECLDLALQAPTGSNAQGWQWVFVEDAGKKKALADIYRLNANAYLDQPKPKYDDVRGERMELVGDSARYLADHFHEVPVLMIPCLEGRPDGAPAGMSASFWGSLLPAAWSFMLALRSRGLGSAWTTLHLLNDGEKQAAELLGIPFDRYSQAGLFPIAYTKGTDFKKAKRLPAEQLTHWDSW, encoded by the coding sequence ATGCCTCTCAACCTGTCTGTCGACGAACTGCTCACCACCACTCGCTCGGTGCGCAAGCGGCTGGACCTGGAGAAGCCGGTGCCGCGCGAGGTAATCATGGAGTGTCTCGACCTCGCGTTGCAGGCGCCGACGGGTTCCAACGCCCAGGGCTGGCAGTGGGTGTTCGTCGAGGACGCCGGTAAGAAGAAGGCGCTCGCCGACATCTATCGCCTCAACGCGAACGCCTATCTGGACCAGCCGAAACCCAAGTACGACGATGTACGCGGCGAGCGCATGGAACTGGTCGGCGACTCCGCGCGCTACCTCGCCGATCACTTCCACGAGGTACCGGTGCTGATGATCCCCTGCCTGGAGGGCCGGCCGGACGGCGCGCCCGCCGGCATGTCGGCCTCGTTCTGGGGTTCGCTGCTGCCGGCGGCGTGGAGCTTCATGCTGGCGTTGCGCTCCCGCGGTCTCGGCTCGGCGTGGACGACGCTGCACCTGCTGAACGACGGCGAGAAGCAGGCCGCCGAACTGCTCGGCATCCCGTTCGACAGGTACAGCCAGGCGGGGTTGTTCCCGATCGCCTACACCAAGGGCACCGACTTCAAGAAGGCCAAGCGGCTCCCCGCCGAGCAGCTCACCCACTGGGACAGCTGGTGA
- a CDS encoding MarR family winged helix-turn-helix transcriptional regulator, with protein sequence MAEPAGWQAMRSVLLLCRSMTAVVDQELKYGFALRLIDFQILKQLESTETGTCLLGAVARELFVHATTVSTATERLAERDLVVRRAHPTDRRATLVSITEEGRTLTDAATAALAAAQFGLAGLTADQLAALSCVESYARSARE encoded by the coding sequence ATGGCCGAACCCGCGGGCTGGCAGGCGATGCGCTCGGTGCTGTTGCTCTGCCGGTCGATGACAGCAGTCGTCGACCAGGAACTCAAGTACGGCTTCGCGCTGCGGCTGATCGATTTCCAGATCCTCAAGCAGCTGGAGTCCACCGAGACGGGCACCTGCCTGCTCGGGGCGGTGGCCAGGGAACTGTTCGTGCACGCCACCACGGTGAGCACCGCCACCGAGCGGCTCGCCGAACGCGATCTGGTCGTGCGCCGCGCCCACCCGACCGACCGCCGGGCGACGCTGGTCAGCATTACCGAAGAGGGGCGGACACTGACGGACGCGGCGACGGCGGCGCTCGCGGCCGCCCAGTTCGGGTTGGCCGGCCTGACCGCCGACCAGTTGGCGGCACTGAGCTGTGTCGAGAGCTACGCCCGCTCCGCGAGGGAGTGA